In a genomic window of Oncorhynchus keta strain PuntledgeMale-10-30-2019 chromosome 28, Oket_V2, whole genome shotgun sequence:
- the LOC118371118 gene encoding translocon-associated protein subunit alpha-like isoform X1, with amino-acid sequence MMTFLPKLLLLVLLAFPATIIMKGPLVAAQDATEDEEAADEDAVDDVDVNAEDEDDEAEVEDDENTELTEEKEEEEEEAVGGDVKASPNADTTILFVKGDDFPANDIVKFLMGFTNKGSDNFVVESLDASFRYPQDFQFYIQNFTALQLGIVVPAGRQATFEYSFIPAEPMGGRPFGLVINLNYKDSNGNLFQDAVFNQTVTITEREDGLDGETIFMYVFLSGLGLLVVVGLHQLLESRKRRRPAAKVEMGTSSHNDVDMSWIPQETLNQIMQSRRDKASPRRSPRKRTQKRSAGSDE; translated from the exons ATGATGACATTTCTACCTAAACTGCTTTTGCTAGTATTACTAGCTTTCCCGGCAACGATTATCATGAAAG GGCCATTGGTGGCAGCCCAGGATGCTACTGAGGACGAGGAGGCGGCTGATGAAGATGCTGTGGATGATGTTGACGTGAACGCAGAGGATGAGGATGACGAGGCCGAAGTTGAAGATGATGAAAATACGGAATTG ACAGAagaaaaagaggaagaggaggaggaagccgTAGGAGGAGATGTGAAAGCCTCCCCCAATGCTGACACCACCATCCTCTTCGTCAAGGGAGATG ACTTCCCAGCTAACGACATTGTGAAGTTCCTGATGGGCTTCACCAACAAAGGCAGCGACAACTTTGTGGTGGAGTCGCTGGACGCATCCTTCCGCTACCCGCAGGACTTCCAGTTTTACATCCAGAACTTCACAGCCCTGCAGCTGGGCATAGTGGTGCCTGCCGGGCGCCAGGCCACATTTGAGTACTCTTTCATCCCTGCCGAGCCCATGGGCGGGCGCCCCTTCGGCCTGGTTATCAACCTCAACTACAAGGACAGCAAC GGTAACTTGTTCCAGGATGCTGTGTTCAACCAGACAGTGACCATCAccgagagagaggacggactggATGGAGAGAC GATCTTCATGTATGTGTTCCTGTCTGGTTTGGGTCTGCTGGTGGTGGTAGGCCTTCATCAGCTGCTAGAGTCCAGAAAG AGGAGGCGGCCAGCTGCCAAGGTGGAGATGGGCACTTCTAGCCACAACGATGTGGACATGAGCTGGATTCCCCAGGAGACCCTTAACCAGATCA TGCAGAGTCGGCGAG ACAAGGCTTCCCCCAGACGATCTCCCCGCAAGCGGACACAGAAGCGCTCTGCTGGTTCGGACGAGTGA
- the LOC118371118 gene encoding translocon-associated protein subunit alpha-like isoform X2, which yields MMTFLPKLLLLVLLAFPATIIMKGPLVAAQDATEDEEAADEDAVDDVDVNAEDEDDEAEVEDDENTELTEEKEEEEEEAVGGDVKASPNADTTILFVKGDDFPANDIVKFLMGFTNKGSDNFVVESLDASFRYPQDFQFYIQNFTALQLGIVVPAGRQATFEYSFIPAEPMGGRPFGLVINLNYKDSNGNLFQDAVFNQTVTITEREDGLDGETIFMYVFLSGLGLLVVVGLHQLLESRKRRRPAAKVEMGTSSHNDVDMSWIPQETLNQINKASPRRSPRKRTQKRSAGSDE from the exons ATGATGACATTTCTACCTAAACTGCTTTTGCTAGTATTACTAGCTTTCCCGGCAACGATTATCATGAAAG GGCCATTGGTGGCAGCCCAGGATGCTACTGAGGACGAGGAGGCGGCTGATGAAGATGCTGTGGATGATGTTGACGTGAACGCAGAGGATGAGGATGACGAGGCCGAAGTTGAAGATGATGAAAATACGGAATTG ACAGAagaaaaagaggaagaggaggaggaagccgTAGGAGGAGATGTGAAAGCCTCCCCCAATGCTGACACCACCATCCTCTTCGTCAAGGGAGATG ACTTCCCAGCTAACGACATTGTGAAGTTCCTGATGGGCTTCACCAACAAAGGCAGCGACAACTTTGTGGTGGAGTCGCTGGACGCATCCTTCCGCTACCCGCAGGACTTCCAGTTTTACATCCAGAACTTCACAGCCCTGCAGCTGGGCATAGTGGTGCCTGCCGGGCGCCAGGCCACATTTGAGTACTCTTTCATCCCTGCCGAGCCCATGGGCGGGCGCCCCTTCGGCCTGGTTATCAACCTCAACTACAAGGACAGCAAC GGTAACTTGTTCCAGGATGCTGTGTTCAACCAGACAGTGACCATCAccgagagagaggacggactggATGGAGAGAC GATCTTCATGTATGTGTTCCTGTCTGGTTTGGGTCTGCTGGTGGTGGTAGGCCTTCATCAGCTGCTAGAGTCCAGAAAG AGGAGGCGGCCAGCTGCCAAGGTGGAGATGGGCACTTCTAGCCACAACGATGTGGACATGAGCTGGATTCCCCAGGAGACCCTTAACCAGATCA ACAAGGCTTCCCCCAGACGATCTCCCCGCAAGCGGACACAGAAGCGCTCTGCTGGTTCGGACGAGTGA